Proteins encoded within one genomic window of Variovorax sp. OAS795:
- a CDS encoding carboxypeptidase regulatory-like domain-containing protein has translation MSCVQAFIGSKNLRRALLACACAAGAVGAQAQSAMPQWKGEGAVRYVCGGIGSDESNAMRAAMKEHPLALLFARSDGAYLADVDVDIKGADGAPSLALRASGPVCLVDIPDGRYTVSARTTGGEAKSQAVTVGGGAKTASFRF, from the coding sequence ATGTCTTGCGTTCAAGCTTTCATCGGTTCGAAGAACTTGCGGCGCGCCCTGCTGGCCTGCGCCTGCGCGGCCGGCGCCGTTGGCGCACAGGCACAGTCGGCCATGCCGCAGTGGAAGGGCGAGGGCGCGGTGCGCTATGTCTGCGGCGGCATCGGCTCGGACGAATCCAACGCCATGCGCGCGGCCATGAAGGAGCATCCGCTGGCGCTGCTGTTCGCGCGCTCCGACGGCGCCTACCTTGCCGATGTCGATGTCGACATCAAGGGTGCCGACGGCGCGCCTTCGCTGGCCTTGCGCGCCAGCGGTCCGGTCTGCCTGGTCGACATTCCGGACGGCCGCTACACCGTCAGCGCCAGGACGACCGGCGGCGAGGCCAAGAGCCAGGCCGTGACCGTGGGCGGCGGCGCCAAGACCGCGAGCTTCCGCTTCTGA
- a CDS encoding glutathione peroxidase, with translation MASIYDFEANQIDGKRVKLSAYKGKVLLIVNTASQCGFTPQFAGLEALHKKYGEQGLVVLGFPSNQFGAQDPGTNDEIGAFCTTNYGVSFPMMEKIDVNGGNAAPLYQWLTKEKPGLLGSTAIKWNFTKFLVGRDGRVQKRYAPLDTPASITRDIEAALAAA, from the coding sequence ATGGCCAGCATCTACGACTTCGAAGCCAACCAGATCGACGGCAAGCGCGTGAAGCTCTCGGCCTACAAGGGCAAGGTGCTGCTGATCGTCAACACGGCCAGCCAGTGCGGCTTCACGCCGCAGTTCGCCGGGCTCGAGGCGCTGCACAAGAAATACGGCGAACAGGGGCTGGTGGTGCTGGGCTTTCCGTCGAACCAGTTCGGCGCGCAAGACCCCGGCACCAACGACGAGATCGGCGCGTTCTGCACCACCAACTACGGCGTGAGCTTTCCGATGATGGAGAAGATCGACGTCAACGGCGGCAATGCCGCGCCGCTGTACCAGTGGCTCACCAAGGAGAAGCCGGGCCTGCTGGGCAGCACGGCCATCAAGTGGAACTTCACCAAGTTCCTGGTCGGGCGCGACGGCCGCGTGCAGAAGCGCTATGCGCCGCTCGACACGCCCGCATCGATCACGCGCGACATCGAGGCCGCGCTGGCGGCCGCCTGA
- a CDS encoding DMT family transporter — MPALALIFNAFVWGVSWFPFRHIEGHGLHPVWTTCLIYVAISLAMGFFRRHAWRGFAAFPMLVALGLAAGFTNLGFNWAVTQGDVVRVVLLFYLMPLWSVLLGWAVLGERPTAGALARVALALTGVVVVLKAPGVDWPVPSSLPDWLGVAAGFSFAVTNILLRHLQRAPGESRALAMFCGCALVAGIAAASGTLLGAFASPLAATPGWIGWAALLGAGFVVANVCLQYGAARLAASATAVIMLSEVLFASVSSVALGAADMSPRILAGGALIVLAAVWSAFARTPAAGDDRLSSPT; from the coding sequence ATGCCTGCGCTCGCACTGATCTTCAACGCCTTTGTCTGGGGCGTCTCCTGGTTTCCGTTCCGCCACATCGAAGGGCACGGGCTGCATCCGGTGTGGACCACCTGCTTGATCTACGTGGCCATCTCGCTCGCGATGGGCTTCTTTCGCCGGCATGCCTGGCGCGGCTTCGCGGCGTTCCCGATGCTGGTGGCGCTCGGGCTCGCGGCGGGCTTCACCAACCTGGGGTTCAACTGGGCCGTGACACAGGGCGACGTGGTGCGCGTGGTGCTGCTGTTCTACCTGATGCCGCTGTGGAGCGTGCTGCTGGGCTGGGCGGTGCTGGGCGAGCGGCCCACGGCCGGCGCGCTCGCACGCGTGGCGCTGGCGCTCACCGGCGTGGTGGTGGTGCTCAAGGCACCGGGCGTCGACTGGCCGGTGCCTTCGAGCCTGCCCGACTGGCTCGGCGTGGCGGCGGGATTCAGCTTTGCCGTCACCAACATCCTGCTGCGCCACCTGCAGCGCGCGCCGGGCGAATCGCGCGCGCTGGCCATGTTCTGCGGCTGCGCGCTGGTGGCGGGCATCGCCGCGGCGAGCGGCACCCTGCTGGGCGCTTTCGCCTCGCCGCTCGCGGCCACGCCGGGCTGGATCGGATGGGCCGCCTTGCTGGGCGCCGGCTTCGTGGTGGCCAACGTCTGCCTGCAGTACGGCGCGGCGCGGCTCGCGGCCAGCGCGACGGCGGTGATCATGCTGTCGGAGGTGCTGTTCGCCAGTGTGTCGTCGGTGGCGCTGGGCGCGGCCGACATGAGTCCGCGCATCCTGGCCGGTGGGGCGCTGATCGTGCTGGCGGCCGTGTGGTCGGCATTTGCGCGAACGCCGGCCGCGGGCGATGATCGCCTTTCGTCTCCCACCTGA
- the lplT gene encoding lysophospholipid transporter LplT, with the protein MKRGFYTIMSAQFFSSLADNAIFVVAVELMRSSGAAEWQRAALVPIFAVFYVVLAPLVGAFADALPKGRVMFISNAIKVIGCLMMLFGSHPLLSYSIVGLGAAAYSPAKYGILTELLPASQLVKANGWIEGLTIASILLGIVLGGSLVGHAISSHLLAIDLPMINTGIDSPAEAAISVLIFVYALAAWFNTRIPHTGVEMRPLRANPAHGLARNMFLLLPDFWHCNARLWRDKLGQISLATTTLFWGAGANLKYIVLAWAALALNYNTTQATALTGVVTIGMAVGAIVASMRMRLDMATRVIPMGVGMGLLVISMNLITNVWIAVPFLILLGGLGGFLVVPMNALLQHRGHNLMGAGRSIAVQNFNEQACILLLGGFYSACTGLGLSAFAAIGAFGGVVAGCMWLIQRWHHHNLRKYPEEVEHLLAIARSDKHH; encoded by the coding sequence ATGAAGCGCGGTTTCTACACGATCATGTCGGCCCAGTTCTTTTCGTCGCTGGCCGACAACGCGATCTTCGTCGTGGCTGTCGAGCTCATGCGAAGCTCAGGGGCGGCCGAGTGGCAGCGCGCTGCGCTGGTGCCGATCTTCGCGGTGTTCTACGTGGTGCTGGCTCCGCTGGTCGGCGCGTTCGCCGACGCGCTGCCCAAGGGACGGGTGATGTTCATCAGCAATGCGATCAAGGTGATCGGCTGCCTGATGATGCTGTTCGGCTCGCATCCGCTGTTGTCGTATTCGATCGTCGGGCTTGGTGCTGCGGCCTATTCACCGGCCAAGTACGGCATCCTGACCGAACTGCTGCCCGCTTCGCAGCTGGTCAAGGCCAACGGCTGGATCGAAGGACTCACCATCGCATCGATCCTCCTGGGCATCGTGCTGGGCGGTTCGCTGGTGGGCCATGCGATATCCAGTCACCTGCTGGCCATCGACCTCCCGATGATCAACACCGGCATCGATTCGCCGGCCGAGGCGGCCATCTCGGTGCTGATCTTCGTCTATGCGCTGGCAGCCTGGTTCAACACCCGCATCCCGCACACCGGGGTCGAGATGCGGCCGCTGCGCGCCAATCCGGCGCATGGCCTGGCACGCAACATGTTTCTGCTGCTGCCCGACTTCTGGCACTGCAACGCGCGCCTGTGGCGCGACAAGCTGGGGCAGATCTCGCTCGCCACCACCACGCTCTTCTGGGGCGCCGGCGCCAACCTCAAGTACATCGTGCTGGCCTGGGCCGCGCTCGCGCTCAACTACAACACCACGCAGGCGACGGCGCTCACCGGGGTTGTCACCATCGGCATGGCGGTGGGCGCCATCGTCGCGTCGATGCGCATGCGGCTGGACATGGCCACGCGCGTGATCCCCATGGGCGTCGGCATGGGCCTGCTGGTGATCAGCATGAACCTGATCACCAACGTCTGGATCGCCGTGCCCTTCCTGATCCTGCTGGGCGGACTGGGCGGCTTCCTGGTGGTGCCGATGAACGCACTGCTGCAGCACCGCGGCCACAACCTGATGGGCGCGGGCCGCTCGATCGCCGTGCAGAATTTCAACGAGCAGGCCTGCATCCTGCTGCTCGGCGGCTTCTACAGCGCCTGCACCGGCCTCGGCCTCTCGGCCTTCGCGGCCATCGGCGCCTTCGGCGGCGTGGTGGCGGGCTGCATGTGGCTCATCCAGCGCTGGCATCATCACAACCTGCGCAAGTACCCCGAAGAAGTCGAGCACCTGCTCGCCATCGCCCGCAGCGACAAACATCATTGA
- the alr gene encoding alanine racemase: MPRPILATVHTAALRHNLDRARRAAVDARVWAVVKANAYGHGIERVFEGLRGADGFALLDLAEAERVRALGWRGPVLLLEGVFDARDLELCSRLDLWHTVHCDEQIDMLAAHKTLKPQRVFLKMNSGMNRLGFAPERFGSAWTRLNALPQVDEISLMTHFSDADGPRGIAHQMAVFERVTHDLPGERSVANSAATLRHAAQARGDWVRPGILLYGSAPDFPQHDAAHWQLQPTMTLSTKLIGVQTLQAGDTIGYGSNFTADGPLTIGVAAVGYADGYPRHCNTGTPVLVNGVRTRMVGRVSMDMITVDLTPVPDAKFGAEVTLWGRSAATGAVLPIDEVAQAAGTVGYELMCAVAPRVPFAPADGE; encoded by the coding sequence ATGCCGCGTCCCATTCTCGCCACTGTGCACACCGCCGCGCTCCGCCACAACCTCGACCGGGCCCGGCGCGCCGCGGTCGATGCCCGCGTCTGGGCCGTGGTCAAGGCCAATGCCTATGGGCATGGCATCGAGCGCGTGTTCGAAGGCCTGCGCGGCGCCGACGGCTTTGCGCTGCTCGACCTGGCCGAAGCCGAACGCGTGCGCGCGCTGGGCTGGCGCGGGCCGGTGCTGCTGCTCGAAGGCGTGTTCGACGCGCGCGACCTGGAGCTGTGCTCGCGGCTGGACCTGTGGCATACCGTGCACTGCGACGAGCAGATCGACATGCTCGCGGCCCACAAGACCCTCAAGCCGCAGCGCGTGTTCCTCAAGATGAATTCCGGCATGAACCGCCTGGGCTTCGCGCCCGAGCGCTTCGGCTCCGCCTGGACGCGCCTCAATGCGCTGCCGCAGGTGGACGAGATTTCGCTCATGACGCATTTCAGCGACGCCGACGGCCCGCGCGGCATCGCACACCAGATGGCGGTGTTCGAGCGCGTCACGCACGACCTGCCGGGCGAACGGTCGGTGGCCAACAGCGCCGCCACCCTGCGCCACGCCGCGCAGGCCCGCGGCGACTGGGTGCGGCCCGGCATCCTGCTGTACGGCAGCGCGCCCGACTTTCCGCAGCACGATGCCGCGCATTGGCAGCTGCAGCCCACCATGACGCTGTCGACGAAATTGATCGGCGTGCAGACGCTCCAGGCGGGCGACACCATCGGCTACGGTTCCAACTTCACGGCCGACGGGCCGCTCACCATCGGCGTGGCCGCGGTCGGCTATGCCGACGGCTATCCACGCCATTGCAACACCGGCACGCCGGTGCTGGTGAACGGCGTGCGCACCCGCATGGTGGGCCGCGTGAGCATGGACATGATCACCGTCGACCTCACGCCCGTGCCTGACGCGAAGTTCGGCGCCGAGGTCACGCTGTGGGGCCGCTCGGCCGCGACCGGCGCTGTGCTGCCCATCGACGAGGTCGCACAGGCGGCCGGCACCGTCGGCTACGAACTGATGTGCGCCGTGGCGCCTCGCGTTCCCTTCGCTCCGGCCGACGGCGAATGA
- a CDS encoding 2-dehydropantoate 2-reductase, whose product MKICIYGAGAIGGWIGAGLAQAGERLNVVARGATLEALQQDGLSLMRGEVRTRVPVHAVADPASLGVQDLVVIAVKAPALAGVAERIGPLVGPDTVVLVAMNGVPWWFLEGGFGGAITGRRLAAVDPDGAIARAIPARNVIGCVVHASCSLDAPGVVRHHFGNGLIVGEPSGEATPRVQRLVELLQRGGFDATLSPQIQKDVWFKLWGNMTVNPISAMTGVTTDLIMGDDHVRGFISAVMLEAKEIGRRIGIEITQSPEDRHAVTMKLGAFKTSMLQDVEAGRSVELDALVTVVRELGELTGVATPFTDALLGLARLKLRHLGLY is encoded by the coding sequence ATGAAGATCTGCATCTACGGCGCCGGCGCCATCGGCGGATGGATCGGCGCCGGCCTCGCGCAAGCGGGCGAGCGCCTCAACGTGGTGGCGCGCGGCGCCACGCTCGAGGCCCTGCAGCAGGACGGGCTCTCGTTGATGCGCGGCGAGGTGCGCACGCGGGTGCCGGTCCACGCGGTGGCCGATCCCGCATCGCTGGGTGTGCAAGACCTGGTGGTCATCGCGGTGAAGGCGCCCGCGCTGGCCGGCGTGGCCGAGCGCATCGGGCCGCTGGTCGGGCCCGACACCGTGGTGCTGGTCGCGATGAACGGCGTGCCGTGGTGGTTTCTCGAAGGCGGCTTCGGCGGCGCCATCACCGGCCGCCGGCTCGCGGCCGTCGATCCCGACGGCGCGATCGCCAGGGCCATTCCGGCGCGCAACGTGATCGGCTGCGTGGTGCATGCGAGCTGCTCGCTCGACGCGCCGGGCGTGGTGCGGCATCACTTCGGCAACGGGCTGATCGTGGGCGAGCCCTCGGGCGAAGCCACGCCGCGCGTGCAAAGGCTCGTCGAGCTGCTCCAGCGCGGCGGCTTCGACGCCACGCTGTCGCCGCAGATCCAGAAGGACGTGTGGTTCAAGCTCTGGGGCAACATGACCGTGAACCCGATCAGCGCGATGACCGGCGTCACCACCGACCTGATCATGGGCGACGACCACGTGCGCGGCTTCATCTCGGCCGTGATGCTGGAGGCGAAAGAGATCGGACGCCGCATCGGCATCGAGATCACGCAGAGCCCCGAAGACCGCCATGCCGTGACGATGAAGCTCGGCGCGTTCAAGACCTCGATGCTGCAGGACGTGGAAGCCGGGCGGTCGGTGGAGCTCGATGCGCTGGTCACCGTGGTGCGCGAGTTGGGCGAGCTGACCGGGGTCGCCACGCCGTTCACCGATGCGCTGCTGGGCCTCGCGCGCCTGAAGCTGCGGCACCTCGGGCTGTACTGA
- a CDS encoding class II aldolase/adducin family protein — protein sequence MNTLATPAAPSALVHPSIHPDERAAREQLAACYRVFAMLGWTEMIYNHITVRLPDSVTGGAKQFLINPFGLHYSEVTASNLVKIDLEGKVLDGSTWPVNPAGFTVHAAIHDGLPGAHCVMHTHTTAGVAVACLQGGLQQTNFYTAQLHGMVAYHDFEGITIHADEGPRLLRSIGDRKAVILRNHGLLAWGQTLPQTFAILWTLQRACEIQMATFSMGAAIPVSEEIARRCTRDALQFSPEHGAGQDVFDALVRQVDRIDPSYKN from the coding sequence ATGAACACACTCGCCACGCCGGCCGCGCCATCCGCGCTGGTCCATCCCTCGATCCATCCCGACGAGCGCGCCGCGCGCGAACAGCTGGCGGCCTGCTACCGCGTCTTCGCGATGCTGGGATGGACCGAGATGATCTACAACCACATCACGGTGCGGCTGCCGGACAGCGTGACGGGTGGCGCGAAGCAGTTCCTCATCAACCCTTTCGGGTTGCACTACAGCGAGGTCACGGCCAGCAACCTGGTGAAGATCGACCTGGAGGGCAAGGTGCTCGACGGATCGACCTGGCCGGTGAACCCGGCCGGGTTCACCGTGCATGCGGCCATCCACGACGGCCTGCCGGGCGCGCACTGCGTGATGCACACGCACACCACGGCCGGCGTGGCCGTGGCCTGCCTGCAGGGCGGACTGCAGCAGACCAATTTCTACACCGCGCAACTGCACGGCATGGTGGCCTACCACGACTTCGAGGGCATCACCATCCATGCCGACGAAGGTCCGCGGCTGCTCAGGAGCATCGGCGACCGCAAGGCGGTGATCCTGCGCAACCATGGCCTGCTGGCCTGGGGCCAGACCCTGCCCCAGACCTTCGCGATCCTCTGGACGCTGCAGCGCGCCTGCGAGATCCAGATGGCGACCTTCTCGATGGGCGCGGCCATCCCCGTGAGCGAGGAAATCGCCCGGCGCTGCACGCGCGATGCGCTGCAGTTCAGCCCCGAGCACGGCGCGGGCCAGGATGTGTTCGATGCCCTGGTGCGCCAGGTGGACCGCATCGACCCCAGCTACAAGAACTGA
- a CDS encoding Bug family tripartite tricarboxylate transporter substrate binding protein — MTFTRRQLLQTTGASALLASLGQQAFAQASLETATIVTGFAAGGTSDTTCRRIAQKLSPEYARSAVVENRTGAGGQIAVTYVKGRPADGSTILQTPTSILTIYPHIYKKLPYDPMVDLTPVSLACIFDFGFAVGPAVPASVKTVPEFLAWAKANPAGANFGSPAAGSTPHFIGALLGKKGGAELKHAAYRGTQPAMLDLLGGNISAVSGPIGDITQHLASGKVRILGVSGAKRSRFAPDVPTFGEQGISDMAHSEWFAFFLPAKASPELVARLNTAMKNALAQKDVIDGLGTFGLEAMSSTPGELTELLKKDTAKWAPIVKEVGFTAEG; from the coding sequence ATGACCTTCACCCGCCGCCAGTTGCTGCAGACCACCGGCGCCTCGGCGCTGCTCGCGAGCCTGGGCCAGCAGGCCTTCGCGCAGGCCTCGCTCGAAACCGCCACCATCGTCACCGGCTTTGCGGCCGGCGGCACCTCGGACACCACCTGCCGGCGCATTGCGCAGAAGCTCAGCCCCGAATACGCCAGGTCGGCCGTGGTGGAAAACCGCACCGGCGCGGGCGGGCAGATCGCCGTGACCTACGTGAAGGGCCGGCCGGCCGATGGCAGCACCATCCTGCAGACGCCGACCTCGATCCTCACGATCTACCCGCACATCTACAAGAAGCTGCCGTACGACCCGATGGTCGACCTCACGCCGGTCAGCCTCGCCTGCATCTTCGACTTCGGCTTTGCGGTCGGTCCCGCGGTGCCGGCCAGCGTGAAGACGGTGCCCGAGTTCCTGGCCTGGGCCAAGGCCAATCCCGCGGGCGCGAACTTCGGTTCGCCCGCCGCGGGCTCCACGCCGCACTTCATCGGCGCGCTGCTGGGCAAGAAGGGCGGCGCCGAGCTCAAGCACGCGGCCTACCGCGGCACGCAACCGGCCATGCTCGACCTCCTGGGCGGCAACATCTCGGCCGTGTCGGGCCCGATCGGCGACATCACGCAGCACCTGGCCTCGGGCAAGGTGCGCATCCTGGGCGTCTCGGGCGCCAAGCGCAGCCGCTTCGCGCCCGACGTGCCAACGTTCGGCGAGCAGGGCATCAGCGACATGGCGCACAGCGAGTGGTTCGCCTTCTTCCTGCCCGCCAAGGCCTCGCCCGAACTGGTCGCGCGGCTGAACACCGCAATGAAGAACGCCCTCGCGCAGAAAGACGTGATCGACGGCCTCGGCACCTTCGGGCTGGAAGCCATGTCGTCCACGCCTGGCGAACTGACCGAACTGCTGAAGAAAGACACCGCCAAGTGGGCGCCGATCGTGAAAGAAGTCGGCTTCACCGCAGAGGGTTAA
- the ilvD gene encoding dihydroxy-acid dehydratase: protein MTTPTDPDSKRFRSATIREGTIRATTRSFLHALGQDDEDVARPHIGVFHTGGEMSPCNLNLREQAQHAKTGIYAGGGTPHECPVVSVSDGLTMAHSGMRFSLISRELIADSVEASTRGHQWDGIFAIGACDKNLPGLMMGMVRCNVPSVFVHGGSALPGQMPGPDGRDLNVVDTYETIGKVLAGTATHAELDAMSRACLPTAGACAGQFTANTMGMVSEALGLAPIGSSMVPAVFSERAPLMRRAAKNLMKAVMGDSPLPRDIVTRKALENACAVVSATGGSTNAALHLPAIAHEAGIRFHLDDVAEVFARTPLIADLRPGGQYLARDVFYIGGAGVILRTLMEQGFLHGDALTFTGRTMAEELAGAAAPDGRVVRAAGNPITRDGGLAVLKGNLCPDGALLKTAGLQALVHRGPARVFESEEEAQAAVQNRRYQAGDVLVIRNEGPRGSPGMREMLGITALLYGQGMGDKVALLTDGRFSGATRGLCIGYAGPEAADGGPIAALRDGDIVAIDARPGARSISVELATEEIARRLAGREVNAGVPHRGLLEKYALTVRPAHQGAVTHSGAVTWLRDES, encoded by the coding sequence ATGACCACTCCCACCGATCCGGACAGCAAGCGCTTTCGCTCCGCCACCATCCGCGAAGGCACGATCCGCGCGACCACGCGCAGCTTCCTGCACGCGCTCGGGCAGGACGACGAGGACGTCGCGCGGCCGCACATCGGCGTGTTCCACACCGGCGGCGAGATGAGCCCCTGCAACCTCAACCTGCGCGAGCAGGCGCAGCACGCCAAGACCGGCATCTATGCCGGCGGCGGCACGCCGCACGAATGCCCGGTGGTGTCGGTGAGCGACGGGCTCACCATGGCGCATTCGGGCATGCGCTTCTCGCTGATCTCGCGCGAGCTGATCGCCGACAGCGTCGAGGCCTCGACGCGCGGCCACCAGTGGGACGGCATCTTCGCCATCGGCGCCTGCGACAAGAACCTGCCGGGGCTCATGATGGGCATGGTGCGCTGCAACGTGCCGAGCGTGTTCGTGCACGGCGGCTCGGCGCTGCCGGGGCAGATGCCCGGCCCCGATGGCCGCGACCTCAACGTGGTCGACACCTACGAGACCATCGGCAAGGTGCTGGCCGGCACCGCCACGCACGCCGAGCTCGACGCCATGAGCCGCGCCTGCCTGCCGACGGCCGGCGCCTGCGCGGGCCAGTTCACGGCCAACACCATGGGCATGGTGTCCGAGGCGCTGGGCCTGGCGCCCATCGGCTCCAGCATGGTGCCGGCGGTGTTCAGCGAACGCGCGCCGCTCATGCGCCGCGCCGCTAAAAATCTGATGAAGGCGGTGATGGGCGACAGCCCCCTGCCGCGCGACATCGTGACGCGCAAGGCATTGGAGAACGCCTGCGCCGTGGTGTCGGCCACGGGCGGCTCGACCAACGCCGCGCTGCACCTGCCGGCCATCGCGCACGAGGCCGGCATCCGTTTCCACCTGGACGACGTGGCCGAGGTCTTCGCGCGCACGCCGCTCATTGCCGACCTGCGTCCCGGCGGCCAGTACCTGGCGCGCGACGTGTTCTACATCGGCGGCGCGGGCGTCATTCTTCGCACGCTGATGGAACAGGGTTTCCTGCACGGCGATGCGCTGACCTTCACCGGCCGCACCATGGCCGAGGAGCTGGCCGGTGCCGCCGCGCCGGACGGCCGCGTGGTGCGCGCGGCCGGCAACCCGATCACGCGCGACGGCGGCCTGGCGGTGCTCAAGGGCAATCTCTGTCCCGACGGCGCACTGCTCAAGACCGCGGGCCTGCAGGCGCTGGTGCACCGCGGTCCGGCGCGCGTCTTCGAGTCGGAAGAAGAAGCCCAGGCGGCCGTGCAGAACCGCCGCTACCAGGCCGGCGACGTGCTCGTGATCCGCAACGAAGGCCCGCGCGGCAGCCCCGGCATGCGCGAGATGCTGGGCATCACCGCCCTGCTCTACGGCCAGGGCATGGGCGACAAGGTCGCGCTGCTCACCGACGGGCGATTTTCGGGCGCCACGCGGGGCCTGTGCATCGGCTACGCGGGGCCCGAAGCGGCCGACGGCGGACCGATCGCGGCACTGCGGGACGGCGACATCGTGGCCATCGACGCGAGGCCCGGGGCGCGCAGCATCTCAGTCGAACTGGCCACCGAGGAAATTGCCCGCCGCCTCGCTGGACGTGAGGTAAACGCGGGGGTGCCGCACCGTGGCTTGCTGGAAAAATACGCACTCACCGTGCGCCCGGCCCACCAGGGCGCCGTGACCCATTCGGGCGCAGTCACCTGGCTGCGCGACGAGTCCTGA
- a CDS encoding nuclear transport factor 2 family protein: MGGASSPPAATARQEANRQAVLAFYEKGLNQKDADAALQYVGNRYVQHNPTAADGPEGFRKFVAFLREKFPRSRSEIKRSFVEGDYVILHVHAVREPGTRGNAIVDIFRLENGKIVEHWDVVQPVPETAANTNGMF; the protein is encoded by the coding sequence ATGGGCGGCGCGAGCTCGCCCCCAGCCGCCACCGCCCGGCAGGAAGCCAACCGCCAGGCCGTGCTCGCCTTCTATGAAAAGGGCCTGAACCAGAAGGATGCCGATGCGGCCCTGCAGTACGTGGGCAACCGCTACGTGCAGCACAACCCCACGGCGGCCGATGGTCCCGAGGGCTTCCGCAAGTTCGTCGCGTTCCTGCGCGAGAAGTTTCCGCGCTCGCGCAGCGAGATCAAGCGCAGCTTCGTCGAAGGCGACTACGTGATCCTTCACGTCCATGCGGTGCGCGAGCCGGGCACGCGCGGCAACGCCATCGTGGACATCTTCAGGCTGGAGAACGGGAAGATCGTCGAGCACTGGGACGTGGTTCAGCCCGTGCCCGAGACCGCCGCCAACACGAACGGCATGTTCTGA